The region GAGCGCCTTGAGCAGCGTCGACTTCCCGGCACCGTTCGGGCCGATGATGCCGACCAGCTCGCCCGGGTGGAGCACGAGCGAACAGCCCTGGAGGATGTTGACGCCGGGGAGGTACCCGGCCTCGAGGTTGTCGGCGAACAGCAGCGGCTCGCCGGACGGCGCGCCGCGGTGGACCGTCTCGCGGTCGATCGTCGTGCTCACTTCGCGTCCTCCTGCGCCTCAGCCTCTGCCTCGGCCATCGCCTCGGCGGAGATCGTCGTGTCCTCGTCCAGCAGCGAGTCGTCGCCGAGGTCGGTGTCGTGGTGCGACCCGAGGTAGGCGTCGATCACGGCCTGGTCGTCCATGACCTCCTTGGGCGGACCCTCCGCGACGACCTTGCCCTCGGCCATCACGACGACCCAGTCGGAGATGTGACGCACCATGTGCATGTCGTGCTCGACGAACAGCACGCTCGTACCGCTGTCGCGCAGGTCGGTGATGTGACCGAGCAGCGACTGCGTCAGCGCCGGGTTCACGCCGGCCATCGGCTCGTCCAGCATCACGAGCGTCGGGTCGGACATCAGCGCCCGCGCCATCTCGAGCAGCTTGCGCTGACCGCCCGAGAGCGATCCGGCGAAGTCGTCCTTCTTCGCGTCGAGCTTGAAGCGGACGAGGAGGTCCATCGCCTTCTCGGTGATCGCGCGCTCCTGCCTGCGCCACAGGGGGCGCAGCAGGGCCGCGCCCATGCCCTCGCCGACCTGCGCACGCGCGCCGAGCCGCATGTTCTCGAGCACCGTCATGCGCGAGAGCGCCTTCGTGAGCTGGAACGTGCGGACCATGCCCGACTTCGACACGCGGGACGCCGGGATGCCCGCGAGGGACTTTCCGTCGAAGGTCCACGTGCCGGCGTCGGGCCGGTCGAACCCGGTCATGAGGTTGAAGAACGTGGTCTTGCCGGCGCCGTTCGGCCCGATGAGCGCGGTGATGACGTTGCTCTGCACCTCGAGGTGCTCGACGTCGACCGCGTTGACTCCGCCGAAGGTGCGGCGCACGCCGTCGGCCACGAGCAGGGGGTGGGCTTGGCGACGCCGGGGGAGTGGGCGACTCCGGCCAGGGCCGCGCGCGCGGCCTGGACGTCGACCACGCCGCCGTCGGGGCCCGAGAGGGTGGACGGGGTCGTCACGGGTGACTCAGCCATTGATCGCCAGCTCCTTCTTGTCTCCGAGTATCCCCTGTGGTCGGAAGACGATCAGCAGGACGAGGGTGATGCCGACCAGGACGAAGCCGAGCGGCTCGATCTCGGTCGAGGACAGGACGTCCGGGGGGATGACGCCACGCATGATCCCGCGGACCAGCACGAGCGCCGCCCAGAACAGGATCGACCCGAGGACGGGTCCGAACACGGTGGCGGCACCGCCCAGGAGCAGGATCGTCCAGGTGTTGAACGTGACGGGGCGGCCGAGGGAGTCCGGTTGCACCGAGCTCGCCAGCGAGATGACGATCCCTCCCACGGCTCCGAACACGCCTCCGAGCACGAGCGCCTGGAGCTTGAACGTGTAAACGTTCTTCCCGAGCGAGCGCACGGCGTCCTCGTCCTCGCGGATGCCGCGCAGGACGCGGCCCCACGGGCTGCGCAGCAGCAGGAACACGATCAGGCAGGCGAGCGCCACCAGGCTCCATCCCACGATCCGCAGCCACCAGGAGTTGGAGGAGTTCATCTGGAGCGAGATCGGACCGATCGCGACGAGCCCGTCGGCGAAGGGTGAGGCGCCCTCGAAGGTGTGCTTGAACTGGTTCCCGAGGAGGCCCTGGGAGCCGCCCGTCAGGTCGTTCAGGCCGACGGACCGTCCGATGAAGCGGACGATCTCCGCGGCGGCGATCGTGACGATGGCGAGGTAGTCGCCGCGGAGCTTGAGCGTCGGGAGTCCGAGGATCAGCGCGAACACGACGGCGACGGCGACGGCGATCAGGAACGCGACCACGAGCGGGAGCCCGGCGATGGTCGAGATGGCGAAGCCGTAGGCGCCCAGCAGCATGAAGCCGGCCTGACCCATGTTGATGAGGCCGGTGAGGCCGAAGTGGACGTTGAGTCCGATGGCCGCGAGCGCGTAGGCGATGGCCGTGGGGCCCGTCGCCTCGCGCAGGACGTCAGTGAGCAGGGATGCGAAGTCCATGATCGAGCACCTATCCGATCCGCTGGGCTCGGCCCAGGATGCCCTGCGGTCTCACGAGCAGGACGACGATGAGGATGACCAGCGCGCTGGCGTAGCGCAGGTCGTTGGGGAGCACGAGGGTCGAGAGCTCGACGACGAGCCCGATGACCAGCGCCCCGAGGAGGCCGCCCAGCGGGGAGCCGAGACCGCCGAGCGTGATCGCGGCAAACATGAGCAGCAGCAGGACCGACCCGAAGTTGAACCGGGTCGACCCGAGGTAGAGGCCCATGAGGACACCGCCGAGGGAGGCCAGTCCCGCCGAGGAGACCCAGACGCCGCGGATGATCGAGGCGACCTTGATGCCCGAGGCGGCGGCGAGCGCGGGGTTGTCGGAGACAGCGCGCGTCGCACGACCGATGCGGGTCCGCTGGAGCACGAGGGCGACCGCCGCGAGCACGACACCGGCGATCACCACCGAGACCATCGTCTGCTGCGAGAGCGAGACCGGTCCGAGGTTGATCCGCTCGGAGATGCTCGAGACGATCGGCAGCGGGCTGGCCCCGTAGAGCACGAGGTACAGGTTGATCATCGCCAGGGCGAGACCGATCGTCACGATCAGCTGCTGCGTCACACCGACACCGCGGCGGCGCAGGGGGCCGAAGATCGCGGCGTCGAGCACCCACCCGATCACCATGCCACCGACGGTCGCGAGGATGATGGCCGACCACAGCGGCATACCCCACCAGCGGACGGCCGAGAAGGCCAGCAGGCCTCCCAGCGTCACGAGGTCACCGTGCGCGAAGTTGCTCAGGCCCGTGGTGCCGTAGATGAGGTTCGCGCCCACCGAGGCGAGCGCGAGGAGCAGGCCGAACACGAGACCGGAGACGACGAGCTGCAGGATCCGGTTGTTCCCCGAGCTCTCGGCCGCCGCGCTCTCGCCCGACGCGCCCGCCTCCGAACCCGCGCCGGCGTCGGGTGCCGGGGCGGGGGAGGCGGGCTCGTCGCCCGATCCCTCGCCCGAGCCGGCGTCGCTGGACGCGGTCGGCGACGGCGCGGGCGCCGCGGCGGGGTCGCCGAGCGCGAACAGCGCGCCCGGGCGACGACCGAGGTCCGCCTGGACGGTCTTGGGATTGCCGGAAGGGTCGCGCAGGGTCTCACCGGCGGGGAGGGTGGCCTCGTCGAGGGTGACGTCGTAGGGGCCGGCCTCGGTGACGGCGACGCTCCACTGGCCGGCGTCGTTCGTGGTGGCCTCGAACTCGCCCGCGGGGCCGGTCACCGTGAACCGGACGCCGACGGCGGGGTCCCCGCCGGAGGTGCGCAGGGTCCCCTGGATGCAGGCGGTCGAGGTGTCGGGGACGCACGCGGCGTCGGTCGGGGCGGCCACCGCGGGCACGGCGACGATGCCGAGCAGGGCGGTGACGAGCAGTCCCAGCAGGATGCCGGGACGGAGTCCGATGCCGCGCCGCCGGTGTCGGCGGGGCGCGGCTCGGTGGGCTGTGTCGAGCACGAGCAGCTCCAAGTCGTGGGGCAGAGGTCGGTCGCCGCTCACCGCCTCGGGGCGGCGCTCGGCTTGGCAGAACCTAGGCCCGTCGTGTGTCAGACGGGTTGTCGAGTGTGACGATCGTGTTAACGAGAGCGGGACACCAGGTTGTCACGCTGGGCGTAATGTTCCATCCCGGGGCTCGAGCAGCAAGGGAGTGGACCGGTGGGTCGTGACAAGGTCGTGGTTCGGTCGGCGCAGGCCGGCGACCTCCCCATGCTCGCCGTCGTGCTGGGAGAGGCCGGAGGGGAGCACCCGATGGGTGCCCAGCTCGGCGTCCCGGCCCCCGGCGTGCTGCTGCAACGCCTGCGCGCGTTCGTCGAGCACCACCCGGGCCGGGTGTCCGTCGCGACGGTCGGCGACGTGCACGTCGGGGCGGCGATCTCGCAGGTGCAGCAGCCCGGTCTGTTCGCCGAGGTGCCGTGGCTCCAGATCGAGGTGCTCTTCGTCCGGCCCGAGTGGCGCCGCCGCGGCGTCGGTCGCGCGCTGATGTCCGACCAGGTGGCGTTCGCGGCAGGCGCCGACGTCGCCACGATCGTCACGCTGCCGGTCTCGGGTTCGCGCAGCGAGCAGCGATTCCTCTCCCGCCTCGGGTTCTCCGCCGTCGGGTCCCGGCGCTCCTGCGCGACCGCCGTCCTCCAGCGCCGCCTCGACCACGACGCGCCGCGCTCCGGGCTGGAGTCGCTCATCGCGCGGCGGCGCGCCATGACCGGGAGCACGCCGCCCCGCGGGTTGCCGCTGGTGGACGGTGCCGGCGGTCAGGACGCGCCGGACGTCGACGCGGGCGGCGAGCCTGCGCCGTCGAGCAGGAGGCAGGTCAGGCGCGCCGAGCTGATGCGTCGCTCGGCCTCGTCGGTCACCTCCACCAGGTAGGTCGCGCTGGTGCGACCCAGGTGGACCGCGGTCGCGACGGCGGTGACGGTCCCGTCCCGCGCCCCGCGGTGGTGGGTGATCGAGAGCTCGAGCCCGACGGCGGAGCGTCCCGGGCCCGCGTGCGCCTGGGCGGCGTAGGAGCCCACCGTCTCGGCGAGCGCCGCCGTCGCGCCGCCGTGCAGCAGCCCGAAGGGCTGGGTGTTGCCCTCGACGGGCATGCGGGCGGTGCAGGAGGACGGGGAGACCGAGTCGGGGTCGATCTCCATCCCCAGCCTGTCGATCAGCGTGCCGTGCGTGCGGGGGAGCGCGGCCGGGCGGGGCGCCGTCGCCCGGGGGGCGTCGTCGGTCTCGATGTCGGACATGCCACCTAGGCTGGCACCGTGAGCGACCACGACGACATCGACGCACCGGCCACCACATCGATCGACCTGGTCGACGGGGCGAAGCTGCTCCTGATCGACGGGCACTCGATGGCCTACCGCGCGTTCTTCGCGCTCCCCGTGGAGAACTTCGCGACGACCGACGGTCAGCCCACGAACGCCGTCTACGGCTTCACCTCCATGCTCATCAACCTGGTCCGCGACGAGAAGCCGACGCACGTGTTCGTCGCGTGGGACCGCTCCGGTCCGACGTTCCGGACCGAGCAGTACCCCGAGTACAAGGGCACGCGCTCGGCGTCGCCCGACGAGTTCCGCGGGCAGGTGGCGCTCATCCAGGAGGTGCTCGGCGCCCTCACGGTCCCGCACCTCGGGATCGAGGGGATCGAGGCCGACGACGTCCTGGCGACCATCGCGACGCGCGCGCAGGAGCGGGGCGCCGAGGTGCTCATCTGCTCCGGCGACCGCGACACCTTCCAGCTCGTGACCGACCGCGTCACCGTCCTCTACCCGCGCAAGGGGGTCTCGGACCTCGCTCGGATGACGCCCGAGGCGGTCGAGGAGAAGTACGGTGTCCCGCCCGAGCGCTACCCCGACCTCGCCGCGCTCGTCGGCGAGACGAGCGACAACCTCCCCGGCGTGCCCGGCGTCGGGCCGAAGACGGCCGCGAAGTGGATCACCGCCTACGACGGCCTCCAGAACGTGGTGGCCTCGGCGGACCAGATCAAGGGGAAGGCGGGGAGAACCTCCGCACCCACCTCGCCCAGGTGGTCACCAACCGTCAGATCAACGGACTGCTGCGCGACGTCGACATCGCCCTCACGCTCGAGGACCTCGCGCGGGCGCCCATCGACCGCGAGGCGGTCCACCAGGTCTTCGACGCGCTGCAGTTCCGGGTGCTGCGCGACCGGCTGCTGCAGATGCTCCCCGAGGACGACGCCGCGGCCGAGTCGGTGGAGGGCCTCGCGCTGACCGTCACGGA is a window of Litorihabitans aurantiacus DNA encoding:
- a CDS encoding branched-chain amino acid ABC transporter permease — protein: MDFASLLTDVLREATGPTAIAYALAAIGLNVHFGLTGLINMGQAGFMLLGAYGFAISTIAGLPLVVAFLIAVAVAVVFALILGLPTLKLRGDYLAIVTIAAAEIVRFIGRSVGLNDLTGGSQGLLGNQFKHTFEGASPFADGLVAIGPISLQMNSSNSWWLRIVGWSLVALACLIVFLLLRSPWGRVLRGIREDEDAVRSLGKNVYTFKLQALVLGGVFGAVGGIVISLASSVQPDSLGRPVTFNTWTILLLGGAATVFGPVLGSILFWAALVLVRGIMRGVIPPDVLSSTEIEPLGFVLVGITLVLLIVFRPQGILGDKKELAING
- a CDS encoding branched-chain amino acid ABC transporter permease, with amino-acid sequence MLDTAHRAAPRRHRRRGIGLRPGILLGLLVTALLGIVAVPAVAAPTDAACVPDTSTACIQGTLRTSGGDPAVGVRFTVTGPAGEFEATTNDAGQWSVAVTEAGPYDVTLDEATLPAGETLRDPSGNPKTVQADLGRRPGALFALGDPAAAPAPSPTASSDAGSGEGSGDEPASPAPAPDAGAGSEAGASGESAAAESSGNNRILQLVVSGLVFGLLLALASVGANLIYGTTGLSNFAHGDLVTLGGLLAFSAVRWWGMPLWSAIILATVGGMVIGWVLDAAIFGPLRRRGVGVTQQLIVTIGLALAMINLYLVLYGASPLPIVSSISERINLGPVSLSQQTMVSVVIAGVVLAAVALVLQRTRIGRATRAVSDNPALAAASGIKVASIIRGVWVSSAGLASLGGVLMGLYLGSTRFNFGSVLLLLMFAAITLGGLGSPLGGLLGALVIGLVVELSTLVLPNDLRYASALVILIVVLLVRPQGILGRAQRIG
- a CDS encoding GNAT family N-acetyltransferase is translated as MGRDKVVVRSAQAGDLPMLAVVLGEAGGEHPMGAQLGVPAPGVLLQRLRAFVEHHPGRVSVATVGDVHVGAAISQVQQPGLFAEVPWLQIEVLFVRPEWRRRGVGRALMSDQVAFAAGADVATIVTLPVSGSRSEQRFLSRLGFSAVGSRRSCATAVLQRRLDHDAPRSGLESLIARRRAMTGSTPPRGLPLVDGAGGQDAPDVDAGGEPAPSSRRQVRRAELMRRSASSVTSTR
- a CDS encoding PaaI family thioesterase, with amino-acid sequence MSDIETDDAPRATAPRPAALPRTHGTLIDRLGMEIDPDSVSPSSCTARMPVEGNTQPFGLLHGGATAALAETVGSYAAQAHAGPGRSAVGLELSITHHRGARDGTVTAVATAVHLGRTSATYLVEVTDEAERRISSARLTCLLLDGAGSPPASTSGAS